CGAGAAGTTCAGCAATAAAAAAATCAAAAATTATGAATACTACTGATTTTTATCCTCATAAGCTGTGGGCGATCGCCAATGCTTGTGAACGTTCTGCGCCTAAGCTTGCCATCAAAGAAATTCGAGATAAAATCCAGCAAGATCAAACTCAACAAATTAATCGCATTGAATGGCTATGGCTAATAGCTCATGATAAGGATTGGCAACTCCAAAGAAAATCGGAGGAGCATCTCAGTGAAATAGAAATTCAGGAGTTAGCCATTGATGTTTGGGCGATCGCTTTTAATTTATATAATCAAGCCTCTGGCAATGATGATTACTGGTTATTAAAGGAGTTATCCCATCGATTACTCTCTCAACAAGGTCAAAAGTTAGCAAAACCTCTTTTAGAGAGTTGGCATAAATTGTCCTCTGATCGTTGCTTGAATGAGTCGAAACTCATCTTTAAAATTTTGCGTATCATTTATGATTCTTCGACAGAAGATGCAGAACTTAAGTTATTAAAGCTAACCTATCAACATCAACTCTTACCTTCACAATTTTGGGCGAAAACAGATCCTATTTTCCCAAGACTTGATTGTCTGAAGAAATATTTTTATCAACTGCCAAATCTTTTTACGAAAATCGACAAAGAAATCTCTGGTAGCACTCAATTTTTTATTAAAGTTCTAAAAGATATCAATAATGTTGTCGGTGATGATGAACAGGCTCAAGTTGTTGATTTGTGCTTAATCCAATGGCAGGTAGAGTTTTTCGATGACAAACCGAGATTACTCCAGTGGTTTATTCAGGAATATCACAAAACCTCAAAAGGATCTCTACTCAGTAGTGCGGCGATCGCCAAACTCAATCAATTAGTAGGGGTAATTAGCTACCAAGTTTTTGATAGCATTATAAAATCTGTGACTACTAAGATTCGTCTAGAGTGGTATGAAAAAAATCAACTAGAAGCAAGGAAAGAGTTTTGGAAAAACTATACAGACAGTTTTATTGATATCCGCGTCCTTTTACCCTATCAGTCGTCTATTCTGTTTACTAATTCAATTACAAGTAAGGTGTCTATTTTGGAGGAGGACAGTAATGAAGAATCGGAAGTCTGTATTTTTGAATTAAAAAATGGAATGTTAATCGCTGAAATCTTTAGGGGTGAAGGTAGTGATTTACGCATTTTTGATAAACAATATAAAAATTTCTTATTTAATGAACCATCCTTATCTATTCAGAAAATTCGTGCTCTAGGTGGCAAGCGACACGATCATAAATTCCTCTGGCAATATTACTGC
The genomic region above belongs to [Limnothrix rosea] IAM M-220 and contains:
- a CDS encoding EH signature domain-containing protein, yielding MNTTDFYPHKLWAIANACERSAPKLAIKEIRDKIQQDQTQQINRIEWLWLIAHDKDWQLQRKSEEHLSEIEIQELAIDVWAIAFNLYNQASGNDDYWLLKELSHRLLSQQGQKLAKPLLESWHKLSSDRCLNESKLIFKILRIIYDSSTEDAELKLLKLTYQHQLLPSQFWAKTDPIFPRLDCLKKYFYQLPNLFTKIDKEISGSTQFFIKVLKDINNVVGDDEQAQVVDLCLIQWQVEFFDDKPRLLQWFIQEYHKTSKGSLLSSAAIAKLNQLVGVISYQVFDSIIKSVTTKIRLEWYEKNQLEARKEFWKNYTDSFIDIRVLLPYQSSILFTNSITSKVSILEEDSNEESEVCIFELKNGMLIAEIFRGEGSDLRIFDKQYKNFLFNEPSLSIQKIRALGGKRHDHKFLWQYYCEKLLRTQYQIFPNEKILLFHGLPDDYALYSRHTGLPVPAPKKIQQRKKKLSNWIRTIDDLERQARLKYPNL